DNA from Clarias gariepinus isolate MV-2021 ecotype Netherlands chromosome 11, CGAR_prim_01v2, whole genome shotgun sequence:
TAATTTTGTTACTTGTTCTGTGAGTTATGCAGGTGGACAGAAATCAAAGACTGAAATCCCTCTTAATCCTTTATGTGAGTCTGAAACAATGCACATTTACAGTGtttaaaagtattattaaatgaaataacatttaaatgtcagttggtcatttatattttttgtatgattttgtttatttgtattgtcTCATATCATCCTGTTTTATCTGTTATAGGTCCCATAGATCAAGCTCAGATTAGTCCTGATTCAAACACAGAGTTTCTTGAGGGTGTGGAACAAgacattgtttgttttgttacatACATGTGTTCCAGAGACCGACCTTACATTATGTGGAGTGGGGAACAGTTACCTGGCAGCACATTTCACGTAACAAAGCATGGAACAAAACAGATAGCTAAGTCCACACTAAAGTTCACTCCGAAAGCCAGTGATAATGGCAAGACAATTACCTGCCAAGCAGATTTTAAAGGGAATGTTCAGACAGTGGAAATCACCTTAAGAATTCAAAGTGAGTAAGGACTTTTGATGTTAAGGCCTTCTGGTTACCTATATGCTTACTTTTAATTTTTGACATGCATGTCCATCATTTAACACATTCTCATGAAAATTGCATTCGCCAGCTTGTAAACTAGGAACGCTTAAATTTAGGGCTAGCAGATGTATGAGGAGATGAGCATAATTCTCATTCATATTAGGATTCTAAGACATTtaacaatatattataaaaaataacatataaTAACCTTTTGAGTGTATTTTTGTTACAGGATCAATGGGCTCACTTGACTGGAGTTTCACAATACCCAGCACAATAACTGGTGTCCGAGGTTCCTGTGTGGTCATTCCCTGCAATTATGAATTCAAAAATGTCCCGCCTAGCAGGACAATTGTAAAATGGTATAAACTCTCCACTACAGGTTACTCTCTGGTATATGACCAATCAACACACAATATCATTAATCAGTATAAAGGAAAGACAACTTTATATGAATCCTCGATTGACAAAAACTGCAGCTTGAAGATCCAGCCGCTTGAGATGCAACATAGTCAGGAGAAACTATTTCCCTGGATGGACCCAAATTCTATTGAATCATACCACAGCAAAAATTTTGATCATGTAACTATTGTCCTAGAGGTAACAGGTAAATCACATAAACAACCTTTGTATAATATTGtggatattctttttttttagtaatactAATTAAAACTTTATCATGGTAGTAATGTGAGTATGGTTTGAGTACaaacaaagaacaaacaaaaccaGAAGCAAATGATTTCAGTTGTTTGCATGATGGAGATACATATCTCACTAAACTCTTAAAATCACATGGATGaattataatacaaattaaCCATCATTTCTCtcttgtaaatgttttgtatCACTCACAAATTATttacttacctgttaaagatATTGTTGAAAAACCAGAGGCAGATCTTCTTGGCATTGCCAAAGTTGGTAAGCCAGTAACGTTGTCCTGCAGTGTGCTACACACTTGTCCTTCAACACCTCCATCATTGAGCCTGAGTATTTCTCATGACACTCAAAGTTTAACTCACACACCCCTTCATGATGGGAAATGGAGGTCAACTGTAGAGAGTACCTGGACTGTTGAGGAAAATGATAAGTCTGTTACTTGTACTGTGAGTTACGCAGGTGGACAAACATCGAAGACTGACATCACTATTGATCCTTTATGTGAGTTTATTGCCAATCTTTTAACTCAAAAAAGGCAGTTGTGTCTGCATGTAAGCTTCACATCTTTTTTGATGAATTTTTCATTATATCTTTTAGGTGACTTTCACAAACCTGTAATAAGTCCAACCCAAGATGAGGTTATGGAAGGAATTGAGAAAAGCTTCACTTGTACTGTGACCCACACATGTCAAAAACAAAAGCCAAACATAATCTGGAATTACCAAAACATGCCTGTTTCTTCTGAAACACATAAGGTTGACTTCCACATTTGGAGAACAGTTTCCACTTTGAAACTGAAAGCATCGTGGGACGACCATGGAAAGACATTAACATGCACAATTCAGACTACAGAGGGAGAGTCTTCAGATCATGttactttaaaagtaaaaagtatgtttGTTTGACCATttgattacaaataaaaaaaaaaaactatatgttgTATCACTATCTGTTCTAGCTACAATTCAGTCCTAGTCATCAATAAGAAATTGTTAAATGTGTAACTATTGACTTTTTTCAGTAGTGTTTGGTTCACATTCTGTTTTACACAGTATAGTAAAAAACTCAAAGGTAAACATCCACTGCATATCCAACATTGTGAATTAATGCTTAAAAATATTCTCTTCACTGAATACTGCATTATTTGTTCCTTAATGAAGGGGGGATGTTTTCACTGGATTGGACGTATTCAATGCCCAGTAAGATGACTGGCCTTAAAGGCACCTGCCTGGTCATTCCCTGCAGCTTTGACTTCAGAAACAGCACAAAAAAACCTGCCGATGTTGAGGTGAAATGGTACCTATACTCTACATCACAGTACCCCTTGGTTTATAGCACTGATGGTGAGAATGTcattcaaaaatattttggcAAGACAAGACTGTGTGGTTTAACTAGTGAGAAAAATTGCAGTTTGGAAATCATGCAACTTGAACTGAAGTACAATGGGGATAGACTGTATCCTTGGATGGATCCAAAATCAGTTGATACATTTCACAAGGAGGATTTCTATGCCAAATCTATTGAACTCCAAATAACAGGTAATGACACTTTTTAGATATTTGTATCTAAAGTGTGCCAAATGAGTGTTTGATCTACGTTCTagtctgctgttttttttttgacagaacAAGCCGATAAACCAAAACTAAGCATTATTGGTATACCAAGAGTGGGAGAGCAAGTCACAGTGTCCTGTAGTGTCCTTCATACATGTCCGTCCAAACCTCCAAGTCTGTCTGTAGGGAAGGCACTTGATACAGACGTTTCTGTACATAATCCAGTACAAGATGGCTTTTGGGAGCTAACCAGAATTCACACATTCATaattaaagaagaagaacaaactGTTACATGTAAAGCCACATTCCATGGAGGACAGACATCTGAATCACAAATCGATCTCAATGCTCAGTGTAAGTCATAATGCTTGGACAACAGGGTCGTTTATTTCTCCTGATTATCACAAAAGCCATACTGATAATACACTGGCCTTAaacaattgtgtttttttatatttgtgtgttgtgtggaGTGGGTAAAGTCAAATATTAACCTCATTAAACTACTCATCATTCAGTTGTTGCTGCACCAATATAAATGataagtattttaattatttacttctgtttttgtttgtgttggaGGGAGTGGTGGGGTCTCCCAGCTTCAGGGTCCTTAAACTGGTCACTAACACAACTGAAATAAATTTTGCCACATTATGTTTCAATTGATTTCAAATAATCAGTCATGAATTATCTTTACACTACAGTATGAGGAAATACTACTATGTGATATTCATATAACTATTTAATCTCAGTAAATTTCTAGCATTTTTAATAACATGCTCTACAAAAACTTATAATTCCATTTGTAGGTATCTATAAGGATATAACCATTGATCCTGAGGTGGCCGATGTTGTAGAGGGTGTTGCAAATAACTTCACGTGTACAGTTTTCCATTCTTGCAAGAGCCAACCTCCAACTTTCACCTGGAACTACAAAGACATACCAGAGACTGTGGGAACTAAAAAAGGGCCATCATTAACCTGGGCCACTTATtccaatatattatttatagctTCAATGGAGGATGATGGCAAGAAACTGACTTGCACTGCAAAACTACCTAAAGGAGAAATCTCAACTTCCATCGTTTTACAGGTTCAAAGTGAGTGGGTCCATCTTCATGACTATTACTGAaggcatttacatttacttgaaaTACAGTAACCTctggtttgtatttatttgtaggATATGTACCCAAGGTGGTGGATCCATTTGAGAATgacagtatgtgttttttttttcttttctttcctttcatttctaaGATGTGCCTAACCGtattgtaataaaattcaaCACTTGTAAATTTTAtagtgtgtttgcatgtgtgtgtgtgtgtgtgtgtgcgcgtgtgcgcatgtgtgtacagtggcAAGAATTAATGGAATCTTCTTAATTTCTTGTTAAGttgatcttcatctaagtcaaGGTTATCGataaatataatgtgcctaaaataataacacaaaaaaattctgatctttcatgtttttattgaacacactcagttaacatttaaaatggtaGTGGAAATAGTAAGTCCCCTCCCGTCAGCAATAACCTCAACCAGACACTTCCTTCAGCAGTGGATTAGCCTTGCACATTGTTCAGGAGGAATATCAGCCCATTCTTCCTGGCAGAACTCTGGCAAGAATTCTTTGGATGTCTCATGTGGGAATTCATCCTTCCCTCTATGACTACAAGGCCCTGATGCAGCAAAGCAGGCCCAAATCATGAGGGTTCCTCCACTATACTTTACGGTTAGGATGATGTTTTCATGAGGATATGCAGTGCCATTTTTACGCCGGATGTGGTGCTGTATGTTCTTTACAGATAGTTCAATCTTAGTTTTATCTGTGTCAATATCCCTGTGGTGTGTCAGTGTGCTCCTTTGCAAACTTTAGGCATTCAGCAACATTCTTTTTAGTGAGCAACGGCTTCCTTTGTGGTGTCCTGCCATGGACACTCTacttatttaatgtttaggtaCTGTAGActcataaacacaaac
Protein-coding regions in this window:
- the LOC128532601 gene encoding uncharacterized protein LOC128532601, with translation MPSAINGIRGSCVVIPCSYKFKTSDRSGVDVKWYSKTLTTSDLIYSQSSHNIIPKFKGKTSLYGSSNEKNCSLKIQPLDMSHNQERLFPWMDQNPPDTYHRKNVAEETIALEVTDTVEKPQAEVLGRATVGEPVTLSCSVIHTCPPKPPTLSFSISRGSSRFIHTPLYHGKWKTTKEITWTVEENDNFVTCSVSYAGGQKSKTEIPLNPLCPIDQAQISPDSNTEFLEGVEQDIVCFVTYMCSRDRPYIMWSGEQLPGSTFHVTKHGTKQIAKSTLKFTPKASDNGKTITCQADFKGNVQTVEITLRIQRSMGSLDWSFTIPSTITGVRGSCVVIPCNYEFKNVPPSRTIVKWYKLSTTGYSLVYDQSTHNIINQYKGKTTLYESSIDKNCSLKIQPLEMQHSQEKLFPWMDPNSIESYHSKNFDHVTIVLEVTDIVEKPEADLLGIAKVGKPVTLSCSVLHTCPSTPPSLSLSISHDTQSLTHTPLHDGKWRSTVESTWTVEENDKSVTCTVSYAGGQTSKTDITIDPLCDFHKPVISPTQDEVMEGIEKSFTCTVTHTCQKQKPNIIWNYQNMPVSSETHKVDFHIWRTVSTLKLKASWDDHGKTLTCTIQTTEGESSDHVTLKVKRGMFSLDWTYSMPSKMTGLKGTCLVIPCSFDFRNSTKKPADVEVKWYLYSTSQYPLVYSTDGENVIQKYFGKTRLCGLTSEKNCSLEIMQLELKYNGDRLYPWMDPKSVDTFHKEDFYAKSIELQITEQADKPKLSIIGIPRVGEQVTVSCSVLHTCPSKPPSLSVGKALDTDVSVHNPVQDGFWELTRIHTFIIKEEEQTVTCKATFHGGQTSESQIDLNAQCIYKDITIDPEVADVVEGVANNFTCTVFHSCKSQPPTFTWNYKDIPETVGTKKGPSLTWATYSNILFIASMEDDGKKLTCTAKLPKGEISTSIVLQVQRYVPKVVDPFENDTVHISEANVVPWISALTKSCVVIPCTFKSGDTPITRLRVLWYTSTGQYVFHTGQSNVIDNFKGRTKLLGNPDEQNCTLEIDKVQAHDNGPFCFHAEKDNNKYRFNHSCVFIIMKASPDKPVISALPEEMEPGKRFTINCSVTHTCSSHPPIITWNVPAAREVVSHVERSAGKWETTSTITFIPTGYEEEENLICRASFWGKKNQESSALLSVKRYEGLGMDTVGFGIILPACLLLLLCIAAGIIIFRRKVQKIYDISATATSDIQNLNLHHQRVNQNPAYQEVAT